Proteins from a genomic interval of Chryseobacterium indologenes:
- a CDS encoding glycosyltransferase family 2 protein, translated as MKKISIVIPAHNEEGNVALVHEKIKEVFSGLENYAFEIIFVNDGSRDNTQQKLEELSQRYEEVKFIEFSRNFGHQPAVKAGIDHASGNAVISMDGDLQHPPELIPEMIKKWEEGYDIVYTVRTYPKQISYFKRKTSDVFYKLLSSLSDVNLTKGGGSDFRLMDANAVQAMRDFKEDDLFLRGLTSWMGYKQIGIDFTAGERMAGESSYNLKKMLKFAFTGITAFSVKPLYLAAYLGFLFSLLSVIGYVAYVIHSFVIHTEISGWASLIMTIVFFGGLQLIILGIIGIYLGKIFKQVKERPNYIIKNKNF; from the coding sequence ATGAAGAAAATTTCTATTGTCATACCCGCTCACAATGAAGAAGGTAATGTGGCCCTGGTTCATGAAAAAATAAAAGAAGTTTTTTCAGGACTAGAGAATTATGCTTTTGAAATCATCTTTGTCAACGATGGGAGCCGCGACAATACCCAGCAAAAGCTGGAAGAATTGTCTCAGCGATATGAAGAGGTAAAGTTTATTGAGTTTTCCAGAAATTTCGGACACCAGCCGGCAGTAAAAGCGGGGATAGATCATGCCAGCGGAAATGCAGTCATCTCCATGGACGGAGATCTGCAGCATCCTCCTGAGCTTATCCCTGAAATGATAAAAAAATGGGAAGAAGGATACGATATCGTCTATACGGTAAGGACCTACCCAAAGCAAATTTCTTATTTTAAAAGGAAAACTTCAGATGTCTTCTATAAACTGTTGTCCAGTCTTTCCGATGTGAATCTTACCAAAGGAGGAGGCTCAGATTTTAGGCTGATGGATGCCAATGCCGTACAGGCTATGAGGGATTTTAAGGAAGATGATTTGTTTCTGAGAGGACTGACGAGCTGGATGGGTTATAAACAGATCGGAATCGATTTCACAGCCGGGGAAAGAATGGCCGGTGAAAGCAGCTACAATCTCAAGAAAATGCTCAAATTTGCCTTTACCGGAATTACAGCCTTTAGTGTAAAACCATTGTATCTGGCCGCTTATCTTGGGTTCTTATTCTCTCTGCTTTCAGTCATTGGTTATGTTGCTTATGTGATCCATTCATTTGTTATACACACCGAAATCTCAGGTTGGGCATCCTTAATCATGACCATTGTATTCTTTGGAGGACTGCAATTGATTATTCTGGGAATCATTGGTATTTATTTAGGAAAAATCTTTAAACAGGTAAAAGAAAGGCCTAATTATATTATAAAAAATAAAAATTTTTAA
- a CDS encoding polysaccharide deacetylase family protein, whose product MVLLSFDIEEFDMPLEYKGEISFDKQISISQHGLENILNILKKHQAKATFFSTVVFAENSKHLIERLLNEGHELASHTWFHSEFEDKHLKESRERLEELFSTKVTGLRMPRMMPVDEKEVEKAGYSYNSSINPTFLPGRYNNLKVSRTYFKEGNVMQVPASVSPNFRIPLFWLSFHNFPLSLYKKLASDTLKKDKYLNIYFHPWEFAEIKDEAFKLPGFTVKNSGKDMVERFDTFVGWLKEKGHMFGTFQEFQKQLHS is encoded by the coding sequence ATGGTTTTATTAAGTTTTGATATCGAGGAGTTTGACATGCCTTTAGAATATAAAGGAGAGATCTCTTTTGATAAACAAATCTCCATATCCCAGCACGGGCTCGAAAATATTTTAAATATTCTAAAAAAACATCAGGCAAAAGCTACTTTTTTTTCCACTGTAGTTTTTGCGGAAAACAGCAAGCATCTGATTGAAAGATTGCTAAACGAAGGACATGAACTGGCTTCACATACCTGGTTTCATTCGGAATTTGAGGATAAACACCTGAAAGAATCCAGAGAAAGACTTGAAGAACTGTTCTCCACAAAAGTAACCGGATTAAGAATGCCGAGAATGATGCCTGTGGATGAAAAAGAAGTGGAGAAAGCAGGTTATTCATACAATTCATCCATTAATCCTACGTTTTTACCGGGAAGATATAACAATCTTAAAGTCTCAAGAACTTACTTTAAAGAAGGGAATGTCATGCAGGTTCCTGCTTCCGTGTCCCCTAATTTCAGAATTCCTTTATTTTGGCTGAGTTTTCACAATTTTCCTCTGTCTTTGTATAAAAAACTGGCTTCCGATACGTTGAAGAAAGACAAATATCTGAACATCTATTTCCATCCGTGGGAATTTGCAGAAATTAAAGATGAAGCCTTTAAGCTACCCGGCTTTACCGTGAAAAATTCCGGAAAAGATATGGTGGAAAGATTTGATACCTTTGTAGGCTGGCTTAAAGAAAAAGGTCATATGTTTGGTACATTTCAGGAATTTCAAAAACAACTACACTCATGA
- a CDS encoding glycosyltransferase family 4 protein: MKIAFDAKRFFHNTSGLGNYSRDLLRILSEYEPDNEYILLNKNKSERGKEILERSNVKFAQTSKGNFSRQLKMGKDAQKLGADIFHGLSGELPLKWDQKPIKKVVTIHDLIFVRYPQYYSFFDRKIHFWKFKKAAETADKIIAISEQTKRDIIDFLKIPETKIDVIYQGCHKAFKEEQSPELIQAAKEKFNLPERFILNVGTIEDRKNLLNIVRAIHETDIPLVVVGRKTKYYQKIAAFLKKNKMENQVIFLEGVSMDELAVLYKLTDIFVYPSFFEGFGIPVIEALFSKTVVVTSNTSCLPEAGGKDSVYIDPDNYLDLKAKIKFLWENESERKRREEKGFTFVQKFNDEPIARELMHFYQKII; this comes from the coding sequence ATGAAAATTGCTTTTGACGCAAAACGTTTTTTCCATAATACGTCCGGTCTGGGCAACTATTCCAGAGATCTGCTAAGAATTCTTTCAGAATATGAGCCGGATAATGAATACATCTTGCTCAATAAAAACAAATCTGAACGTGGGAAGGAAATTCTGGAACGTTCGAATGTGAAATTTGCGCAGACTTCAAAAGGCAACTTTTCACGCCAGCTCAAAATGGGAAAAGATGCCCAGAAACTAGGAGCCGATATCTTTCATGGTCTATCAGGTGAATTACCTTTGAAATGGGATCAGAAACCTATTAAAAAAGTGGTGACCATTCACGATCTGATCTTTGTCCGCTACCCTCAATATTATTCATTTTTTGACAGGAAAATACATTTCTGGAAGTTTAAAAAGGCAGCGGAGACAGCAGATAAGATCATCGCCATTTCAGAACAGACCAAAAGGGATATTATTGATTTTTTAAAAATTCCTGAGACCAAGATTGATGTCATTTATCAGGGCTGTCATAAGGCATTCAAAGAGGAACAATCTCCGGAATTGATTCAGGCTGCTAAGGAAAAATTTAATCTTCCGGAAAGATTCATTCTGAATGTAGGAACCATTGAAGACCGTAAGAACTTATTGAATATTGTCAGAGCGATCCATGAAACTGACATCCCACTGGTAGTTGTAGGAAGAAAAACCAAATACTACCAGAAAATAGCCGCTTTCCTGAAGAAAAACAAAATGGAAAATCAGGTAATATTCCTGGAAGGCGTTTCCATGGATGAGCTGGCAGTGCTTTACAAACTGACAGATATTTTTGTCTATCCAAGTTTTTTTGAAGGCTTCGGAATTCCTGTGATAGAAGCGCTTTTCTCAAAGACTGTTGTGGTGACAAGCAATACCAGCTGCCTGCCTGAAGCGGGTGGAAAAGACTCTGTGTACATCGACCCGGATAATTATCTGGACCTTAAGGCTAAAATAAAATTTCTCTGGGAAAATGAATCCGAAAGAAAACGTCGTGAGGAAAAGGGTTTCACGTTTGTTCAGAAATTTAATGATGAGCCGATTGCCAGGGAGCTGATGCATTTTTATCAAAAAATTATCTGA
- the hisD gene encoding histidinol dehydrogenase, translating into MKIYRYPTKNIWPELVQRPVLEQKEISVLIEEIFSEVKTNGDKALLAFNRKFDQAETETVMVTEAECKEAGNLIAEDLKLAIQEAKENISRFHISQKPEIQKIETTKGVVCWRENRAVEKVGIYIPGGTAPLFSTVLMLAVPANLAGCKEIVLCTPPDKNGNINPAILYAAMICGISKIFKTGGAQAIAAMTLGTESIPSVYKIFGPGNQYVVAAKEYAQQYGVAIDMPAGPSEVLVIADEQAIPEFCAADLLSQAEHGSDSQVIFLTTDLKVFNETISAVGQQIKGLPRNEMANKALENSSFILLDSLGEAVAFSNLYAPEHLILAIREFEKYIPMIENAGSVFLGNYSCESAGDYASGTNHTLPTNAYARNYSGVSLDSFVKKITFQHLSKEGLQNLGKTIEIMAEAEGLLAHKNAVSIRLQ; encoded by the coding sequence ATGAAAATATACAGATATCCAACGAAAAACATATGGCCGGAACTGGTGCAGCGACCTGTTTTAGAACAAAAGGAAATTTCAGTGCTTATAGAAGAGATATTCAGTGAAGTTAAAACAAATGGGGATAAGGCTCTACTGGCATTTAACCGAAAATTTGATCAGGCAGAAACTGAAACGGTAATGGTTACAGAAGCTGAGTGTAAAGAAGCAGGGAATCTGATTGCTGAAGATTTAAAACTGGCGATTCAGGAGGCAAAAGAAAACATCTCCAGGTTTCACATTTCACAGAAACCGGAAATCCAGAAAATTGAAACCACAAAAGGGGTTGTATGCTGGAGGGAAAACAGAGCAGTAGAGAAAGTGGGAATCTATATTCCCGGTGGCACGGCGCCTTTATTTTCAACAGTTCTGATGCTTGCTGTTCCTGCCAATCTGGCGGGATGTAAAGAAATCGTTTTATGCACACCGCCGGACAAAAACGGAAATATCAATCCTGCTATTCTGTATGCAGCAATGATTTGCGGGATTTCTAAAATCTTTAAGACAGGCGGGGCACAAGCCATTGCTGCCATGACTTTGGGAACAGAAAGTATTCCGAGCGTGTATAAAATCTTTGGACCCGGTAATCAATATGTCGTTGCCGCCAAAGAATACGCCCAGCAATATGGAGTGGCTATCGATATGCCCGCCGGTCCCAGCGAAGTGCTCGTCATTGCAGACGAACAGGCAATCCCGGAATTTTGTGCCGCAGATCTTCTCTCACAGGCAGAACACGGAAGCGACAGCCAGGTAATTTTCCTGACCACGGATCTTAAAGTATTTAATGAGACCATTAGCGCTGTCGGTCAGCAAATCAAAGGTTTACCCAGGAATGAAATGGCCAATAAAGCATTAGAAAACAGTTCTTTTATTTTACTTGATTCTCTTGGAGAAGCCGTTGCCTTCAGTAATTTGTACGCCCCGGAACACCTTATTCTGGCCATCCGGGAATTTGAAAAATATATCCCAATGATTGAGAACGCAGGCTCCGTTTTCCTGGGGAATTATTCCTGCGAAAGTGCTGGAGATTATGCCAGCGGAACCAATCACACACTTCCGACCAACGCCTACGCAAGAAATTACAGCGGGGTTTCCCTTGATAGCTTTGTGAAAAAAATAACATTCCAGCACCTGTCAAAAGAAGGATTACAAAATTTAGGAAAAACAATAGAAATCATGGCTGAAGCAGAAGGCCTGCTTGCTCACAAAAATGCAGTATCAATACGATTACAATAA
- the hisC gene encoding histidinol-phosphate transaminase, with the protein MENKIINISALVRENISKLQPYISFRDHNEFNEPVLLDANESPFGEFNRYPDSTQKKLKNKLAGLKNISPLQIAIGNGSDELIDLIIKVFCEPKKDSIMMMNPSFAMYGFYAAINENKVLKLNLDGNFEIVKDDFMKMTGEEAIKVFFLCSPNNPTGNSVEDIEFYVRNFNGIVVVDEAYIEFSGKKSSIELLNKYPNLIVLQTFSKAWGAAGARVGIAYASGEIISLINTVKAPYNVNSLSQELILKTLEEKNRLEDNVEDILAERKWLEEQFKNIPCISKVFPTDANFFLIQMGNVDQVYGKMLEEEILTSRRDPAIPGCIRINVGNRKENEKLINILQTT; encoded by the coding sequence ATGGAAAATAAAATAATTAATATCAGTGCTTTAGTAAGAGAAAATATTTCAAAACTGCAACCGTATATAAGTTTCAGGGATCATAATGAATTTAATGAACCGGTTCTTCTGGACGCTAATGAAAGTCCTTTCGGAGAATTCAATCGATACCCTGATTCTACCCAGAAAAAGCTTAAAAATAAACTAGCAGGCCTAAAGAATATTTCTCCTTTACAAATAGCCATAGGAAACGGAAGTGACGAGTTGATTGATTTAATCATCAAAGTCTTTTGTGAGCCTAAAAAAGATTCCATTATGATGATGAATCCTTCTTTTGCAATGTATGGGTTTTATGCGGCAATCAATGAAAATAAGGTGTTGAAACTCAATCTTGACGGGAATTTTGAGATCGTAAAAGATGATTTTATGAAGATGACCGGTGAAGAAGCCATTAAAGTATTCTTTCTATGCTCACCCAATAATCCCACTGGAAACAGTGTAGAAGATATTGAATTTTATGTCCGGAATTTTAACGGAATTGTCGTGGTGGATGAAGCGTATATTGAATTTTCAGGAAAAAAATCAAGCATTGAACTTTTAAACAAATATCCTAACCTCATTGTTCTGCAGACATTTTCCAAAGCTTGGGGAGCTGCAGGAGCAAGGGTGGGTATAGCATATGCTTCCGGAGAAATTATAAGCCTGATCAATACAGTAAAAGCACCTTATAATGTGAATTCATTAAGCCAGGAGCTGATTCTGAAAACTCTTGAAGAAAAAAACAGGTTAGAAGACAATGTAGAAGACATTTTAGCGGAAAGAAAATGGCTCGAAGAACAGTTTAAAAATATTCCGTGTATTTCAAAAGTATTTCCTACAGATGCCAACTTTTTTCTGATTCAAATGGGAAATGTAGATCAGGTATATGGAAAAATGCTGGAAGAGGAAATTTTAACCAGCAGAAGAGATCCTGCGATACCGGGATGTATCCGCATTAATGTCGGAAACCGTAAGGAAAATGAAAAACTGATCAACATTTTACAAACAACATAG
- the hisB gene encoding bifunctional histidinol-phosphatase/imidazoleglycerol-phosphate dehydratase HisB: MKKVLFIDRDGTLIIEPPVDFQVDSLEKLEFYPGVFRNLSKIANELDYELVMVTNQDGLGTESFPFEDFIKPQEKMLKAFENEGILFSDILIDKSFEHENLPTRKPGTGMMAKYIYGNYDLENSYVIGDRSSDVQLAVNLGCRAVYLNHNLNTDAALSTSSWADIYQFLKSGMRKAKVYRKTNETEIEIEVNIDGSGKAEISTGLHFFDHMLEQIARHGNMDLKINVNGDLAVDEHHTIEDTAIVLGEAIVKALGKKKGIERYGFLLPMDDCLAQVAIDFGGRPWLVWDVQLRREKIGDVPAEMFFHFFKSFTDSSKSNLNIKAEGDNEHHKIESVFKAFAKAIKMAVNQSDANYSLPSTKGSL, translated from the coding sequence ATGAAAAAAGTATTATTTATAGACCGTGACGGAACGCTGATCATTGAGCCGCCTGTTGATTTTCAGGTTGATTCATTGGAAAAGCTTGAGTTTTATCCGGGGGTTTTCAGAAACCTTTCAAAAATAGCCAACGAGCTGGATTATGAACTGGTGATGGTGACCAATCAGGATGGTCTTGGAACGGAAAGCTTTCCCTTTGAAGACTTTATTAAACCTCAGGAAAAAATGTTGAAAGCATTTGAAAATGAGGGGATTTTATTTAGTGATATTTTAATCGATAAAAGCTTTGAGCACGAAAATCTTCCGACCAGAAAACCAGGAACAGGAATGATGGCAAAGTATATATACGGAAATTATGACCTTGAAAATTCATATGTAATTGGTGATCGAAGTAGTGATGTGCAACTTGCTGTGAATTTGGGATGTAGAGCTGTTTATCTTAATCATAACTTAAATACAGATGCTGCGCTCTCCACTTCAAGCTGGGCTGATATTTACCAGTTTTTAAAATCGGGAATGCGAAAGGCCAAAGTATACAGAAAGACCAACGAAACGGAGATAGAGATCGAGGTTAATATCGATGGAAGCGGAAAAGCAGAAATTTCTACAGGGCTTCATTTTTTTGACCATATGCTGGAACAGATTGCGAGACACGGTAATATGGACCTCAAGATTAATGTAAACGGAGATCTTGCCGTGGATGAGCACCACACGATAGAAGATACGGCTATCGTTTTGGGTGAAGCAATTGTAAAGGCTTTAGGAAAGAAAAAAGGTATTGAAAGATACGGTTTCCTTCTCCCGATGGATGATTGCCTTGCACAAGTGGCTATAGACTTCGGAGGCAGACCATGGCTGGTTTGGGATGTTCAGTTGAGAAGAGAAAAAATCGGTGATGTTCCTGCAGAAATGTTTTTTCACTTTTTCAAATCGTTTACCGATTCTTCTAAATCCAACCTGAATATCAAAGCGGAAGGAGATAACGAACACCACAAGATCGAATCCGTTTTTAAAGCGTTTGCCAAAGCGATCAAAATGGCGGTCAATCAGTCTGATGCCAATTATAGTTTACCATCAACCAAAGGAAGTTTATAG
- the hisH gene encoding imidazole glycerol phosphate synthase subunit HisH, translated as MIAIIKYNGGNVSSVQNALDRLGVDSVITDDPEQITKADKVIFPGVGEASSTMKLLKEKGLDVLIPTLTQPVLGICLGMQLMCKENEEGNTEGMGIFDCKVKRFPPQGLVPHMGWNTISGQGLSLFGGLEAGSDVYFVHSYYCELSDCTTSVCDYILPFSASLQKDNFYAVQFHPEKSGGIGSQILNNFIRL; from the coding sequence ATGATTGCTATCATAAAATATAACGGAGGTAATGTAAGCTCTGTGCAGAATGCATTAGACCGCTTAGGAGTTGATTCGGTTATTACAGATGATCCCGAACAGATTACAAAGGCAGATAAAGTTATCTTTCCCGGTGTAGGCGAGGCTTCGTCCACCATGAAGCTTTTAAAGGAGAAAGGTCTGGATGTATTGATTCCGACTTTGACACAGCCTGTTTTGGGGATATGCCTGGGGATGCAGCTGATGTGTAAGGAGAACGAAGAAGGAAATACGGAAGGAATGGGGATCTTTGATTGCAAGGTGAAAAGATTTCCTCCACAAGGGCTGGTTCCCCACATGGGCTGGAATACGATTTCAGGCCAGGGTTTATCTTTATTTGGAGGACTTGAGGCCGGAAGTGATGTCTATTTCGTTCACAGCTATTATTGTGAATTGTCGGATTGTACGACTTCGGTGTGCGATTATATTCTGCCATTCAGTGCTTCATTGCAGAAAGATAATTTCTATGCAGTGCAGTTTCACCCTGAAAAATCGGGAGGAATCGGAAGCCAGATTTTAAACAATTTTATAAGATTATGA
- the hisA gene encoding 1-(5-phosphoribosyl)-5-[(5-phosphoribosylamino)methylideneamino]imidazole-4-carboxamide isomerase, with protein sequence MKIIPAIDIIDGKCVRLSKGDYNTKKIYNENPVEVAKEFESFGIQFLHLVDLDGAKSKHIVNQKVLENIANSTSLHIDFGGGLKTEEDIQTAFSSGAKQITLGSIAVQDPEFCFKMIEQYGPEKIILGADCDNRKIKTSGWLEESDLDVIDFISKYKEKGIRHVICTDIAKDGMLEGPSTGLYIEILYKTSVQLVASGGISGIKDVYKMKDLGCSGTIIGKAIYEGKISLQQLQNFIENA encoded by the coding sequence ATGAAAATTATTCCGGCTATAGATATTATCGACGGGAAGTGTGTACGCCTGTCCAAAGGAGATTATAACACCAAAAAGATTTATAACGAAAATCCTGTAGAAGTAGCAAAAGAGTTTGAGAGCTTCGGCATTCAGTTTCTTCACCTTGTGGACCTCGATGGCGCAAAATCAAAACATATTGTCAATCAGAAAGTATTGGAGAATATCGCAAATTCAACGTCGTTGCATATTGATTTTGGCGGAGGATTAAAGACCGAAGAAGATATACAAACGGCTTTCAGTTCCGGTGCAAAACAGATTACGTTGGGAAGTATTGCGGTACAGGATCCCGAATTTTGTTTTAAAATGATTGAACAATATGGTCCGGAGAAAATAATACTCGGAGCCGATTGTGATAACCGAAAAATTAAAACTTCAGGCTGGCTGGAAGAAAGCGACCTGGACGTGATAGACTTTATTTCGAAATACAAAGAAAAGGGAATCCGACATGTGATCTGCACAGATATAGCCAAGGATGGTATGCTTGAAGGACCTTCGACAGGGCTTTATATTGAAATTTTGTATAAGACATCGGTTCAGTTGGTGGCCAGCGGTGGTATTTCAGGCATCAAAGATGTTTATAAAATGAAAGATCTCGGCTGTTCCGGGACAATTATCGGAAAAGCTATTTATGAAGGAAAAATAAGCTTACAACAACTTCAGAATTTTATTGAAAATGCTTAA
- the hisF gene encoding imidazole glycerol phosphate synthase subunit HisF produces MLKKRIIPCLDIKDGATVKGINFEGLRNAGDPVELARKYEKDGADELVFLDITATIENRKTFAELVKNIAKELSIPFTVGGGISTVEDVRKLLEAGADKISVNSSAVKNPQLISDLAKEFGSQCVVVAIDTRLVNQSDLVHIKGGREATSLNTIEWAKQAEALGAGEILLTSMDGDGTKNGFDVQITKLVADEISIPVIASGGAGSMDDFVQVFNETRATGALAASIFHFNEIGIQELKQQLKQQKIEMR; encoded by the coding sequence ATGCTTAAAAAGAGAATTATTCCGTGTCTGGATATAAAAGACGGAGCTACCGTGAAGGGAATCAACTTTGAAGGGTTACGCAATGCCGGAGATCCTGTGGAGCTGGCCAGAAAGTACGAAAAAGACGGCGCAGATGAGCTTGTTTTTCTGGATATCACTGCTACCATTGAGAACAGGAAAACGTTTGCAGAGCTGGTGAAAAATATCGCTAAAGAACTGAGTATCCCGTTTACAGTGGGTGGCGGAATTTCCACAGTTGAAGATGTAAGAAAACTTTTGGAAGCAGGAGCCGATAAGATCAGTGTCAACTCATCTGCCGTGAAAAACCCTCAGCTTATTTCTGACCTGGCGAAAGAATTCGGAAGCCAGTGTGTTGTAGTAGCCATTGATACCCGTTTGGTAAATCAATCTGATCTTGTTCACATCAAAGGCGGAAGGGAAGCTACTTCTCTCAATACCATTGAATGGGCAAAGCAGGCTGAAGCTTTGGGTGCCGGCGAAATTCTTTTAACTTCCATGGATGGTGATGGCACCAAAAATGGATTTGATGTGCAGATTACAAAGCTGGTGGCAGATGAGATCAGTATTCCTGTCATAGCTTCAGGAGGAGCGGGGAGTATGGATGACTTTGTTCAAGTATTTAATGAGACCAGAGCAACAGGAGCATTGGCAGCCAGTATTTTCCATTTCAATGAGATAGGCATTCAGGAGTTAAAACAACAGTTAAAACAACAAAAAATAGAGATGCGATGA
- a CDS encoding bifunctional phosphoribosyl-AMP cyclohydrolase/phosphoribosyl-ATP diphosphatase HisIE yields the protein MKINFNKDNGLVPVIIQDNRTLQVLMLGYMNEEAFKKTEQEGIVTFFSRSKKRLWTKGEESGNFLTVKSIAIDCDQDTILIKAIPTNVVCHTGSFSCFGEKAPKGFLYELEEKVSQRIDDKTQGSYTYSLYQRGINKVAQKVGEEAVEVVIEAKDDNAELFKNEAADLMYHFLILLKAKGFCLEDVEKVLHERNK from the coding sequence ATGAAAATTAATTTCAACAAAGATAATGGCCTGGTTCCCGTAATAATTCAGGACAACAGAACGCTGCAGGTTCTGATGCTTGGGTATATGAATGAAGAGGCATTCAAGAAAACAGAACAGGAAGGAATCGTTACTTTTTTCAGCCGTTCCAAAAAGAGACTCTGGACAAAAGGTGAGGAGTCCGGTAATTTTTTAACGGTTAAAAGTATAGCCATCGATTGTGATCAGGATACCATTTTAATTAAAGCAATTCCTACCAATGTAGTTTGCCACACGGGAAGTTTCAGCTGCTTTGGAGAGAAGGCTCCAAAAGGCTTCTTATACGAGCTGGAAGAAAAGGTCTCTCAGAGAATTGATGATAAAACACAAGGATCATATACGTATTCACTCTACCAGAGAGGAATCAATAAAGTGGCTCAGAAAGTGGGGGAAGAGGCGGTGGAGGTCGTGATAGAAGCCAAAGATGATAATGCTGAACTCTTTAAAAATGAGGCTGCTGATCTGATGTATCATTTTTTGATCCTGTTGAAAGCGAAAGGTTTCTGTTTGGAAGATGTGGAAAAGGTCTTACACGAGCGAAATAAATAG